The following nucleotide sequence is from bacterium.
TATTTGCCTTAAGTATATATTAATATAAGTTGCTTCTCAACTAATATGGTTACAATCTGGTGACATATTCGTTCTTAGAAAACCACCACAGGTTGCAGCTATTTTTTTTCTAATGTAAAATCTAATAAATCTTCCAAAATAGTTGTTTTTCTTGATTTATTTCATATCCTAATTCTTTTCTTACAAAATGCAATTCAGGAAGAACAATCTTTATCTCCTGTTCTTCTTCTTTCTTTCGCCAATATACAATGAAGTTAACTTTGGCAAATTGGGGCTCATAACCATTTTTCTCAATTCGCTCCAATTGTTCTGCACACTTTTGAGAAGATCTGAAAACACTTATCCCCTTATCCGTCAGCCACTTCCCGTCTTTATACTGCAAGATATCGCCACTTCGCAAGGACTCAACTAAATATTGCCGTCCGATGAAATAATCCAGCCATACATCTCGATGACTTAACTGCATAGCTAGTTTTCCCGGCAATTCGTAGTGAGCCCTGTCTTCAAATCTTGACAAATTTACCACTTGAATATGATCTAGGTAACGCCTATTCAGATGTATGGTTAAGTTGTTTTTTGCACGTGTCATTGCCACATAAAGCTGTCGCTTCTGCTCTTCTGTGCTTATCTCGAAGTTTTCAAGCAAAAGAATCACATTATCAAATTCTTTGCCTTTTGCTTTATGAATGGTTGATACAAAAATAGTTTCTCTGGATTCTGAATAAAAATCTTCTAGTCTAGATTCTTTAACAAATACTTCAAAATCAGTTATATACTTTCTTTGCGGATAGATGGCTTCAAAATCCAGGATAATTTTTTTGCAAATATCCAGTATTTCACTTTTTCCATATCTCTTCACGAGGGCCCTTTTTGCCGTATTCCAGATATCATCACTAATAATTGATGTCGTCGGATCAATAGATAATTGCTTCAAAAAGAATCGCAGTTCTACAAGATCGTATAAATAGAACCCTTCATTGGTTTGAATCAATCTTGCCGATATTCCTTTTTGTAACAACAGGCCAGTCACCTGAAGCGCTTCATCATTGGTATGAGTTAACACACAAGTACTTCCTACAAGCTCTGTACCAGAAAGATCTTCAATAAAGGGAACAAGCAGATTGTTATTAGTGTATCGTATAATCCTTATATCTCCATTGTCCTGACTATGCGCCACAGTTTCATTTTTCTTTAAACGTCCTCGTATCAAACCAGAAAACTGATTA
It contains:
- a CDS encoding 3'-5' exonuclease, whose amino-acid sequence is MAHSQDNGDIRIIRYTNNNLLVPFIEDLSGTELVGSTCVLTHTNDEALQVTGLLLQKGISARLIQTNEGFYLYDLVELRFFLKQLSIDPTTSIISDDIWNTAKRALVKRYGKSEILDICKKIILDFEAIYPQRKYITDFEVFVKESRLEDFYSESRETIFVSTIHKAKGKEFDNVILLLENFEISTEEQKRQLYVAMTRAKNNLTIHLNRRYLDHIQVVNLSRFEDRAHYELPGKLAMQLSHRDVWLDYFIGRQYLVESLRSGDILQYKDGKWLTDKGISVFRSSQKCAEQLERIEKNGYEPQFAKVNFIVYWRKKEEEQEIKIVLPELHFVRKELGYEINQEKQLFWKIY